In Pan troglodytes isolate AG18354 chromosome 5, NHGRI_mPanTro3-v2.0_pri, whole genome shotgun sequence, the sequence ATACAAAAtcatatggaaaacaaaaatacacacaaacacaagcaGTAGCAACTTTCTGCCATCAGAAATtcccttttggaaaaaaaaatcatgaaacaaTTTGTGTGATCATTTATTGGTCAAGGCCTCAGGGAAACCAAGTGGATGTAGTATTCTGAAAAATCAGtgcaatgaatgaaagaaaacctAAAGGTGCTACGAATAAAGTAACCAGAGTTTGAATGCTGTGCAACTAAATGTAAAGTTTATCACAATTGTTTCCactttagaaaatgtaaaagtttCATATTATAagtgttcaaaaataaaaaaaaccttcaaTCAAAGATATCTGTAATGCCTTCCAGTTCCTACTGAGTAGTGCCAAATAGAAGCTGAGCAAAAGTAGGGTATCACAGAAGGAAAATGGTGTAGCTTGGATTTGCTTAGGTCTGCCTCTATCTCCAGCTCAAGTTTCCAACACAATATGCATCACTCCTTTGGACTCTACTAAACCCAGAGTCCCCACCCAAAATATCAAATCCTACTGCCCTACTCTGTTCTCACAGAGGCCTAAAGCATCtcctcattcatccatttatgttCCTTATTCCCCATATCATATACTCCTCTGGTCACTTTAATATATGACCACAGTAGTAGTTGTAACTTATTCTCATCTCTTGCTATTTAGGTTATACCTGAAACAACCAAATCATAGGAACAAAATTGCCATAAAATGGAGAGACAATTACAAGCAGGAAAAAAACCCTCTTCTTGCTTCCTCCATTATCTTATGGTGCacatttttcagatggagtccaAATTAGAAGATGGTAACATGGACCCAAACAAAGAGAGTTGttatagaaaaattgagaaaCATAAGTGGTCTCTGCCATATTAGATTATAATCTAGTTCTAGGAAATCAGTAGTAAACCTATAATTATGGCAAACAATTCTAACTATCCTAGTTCATTATTAATTACCATTAAGAAAAAGTCTGTCATCACACTGATTTAGTAAGTTTTAGGGAATGGTCAATTTCTCAACAAGATATTAATTGTATTAATTCAGCAGTATTATTAAAGTCCTCTTTATGTCAAATAAGAGGTTGTAAAGATTACACTAACCTTTTCTTTTATCTGCCATGATGAATTTCCTTCTGGATACTTCCTTTTCCCCCACTGCAGTATGACCATGCCACGAGACTGAAGCAGGCTGCCACACACATCCCTCATTAACTTGGATACACATGAGAGCTGGCATAAGCTGAAGCCATCGAGAAAGCCTGCAATATGCTGCAGGACCTCAAAAGGAAGACTACTTAGATGGTCATTATGTAATCCCAACACACAGTTTCTAGCAGGCTCCACTAATactgtagatacacatggctgaaCTCCAAATGACCTCAAATGGCGGTCATGTATAATCTTTGCTCCTTGTATTGATGGACAAAATCTACGCTGAGAATAGGTACAACCATAGTAAGCTAAAGGGCACCTCTGTTCCATCCAGCCATTGAGTCCAGCATGAATGTCACCATGCACATTCTTAAAGTGGGAAGAAAATTCTTTCCTTCTAAATAACTGTCCACACACAAAGGTAAACATTGAACGCTGCTTGGGTTGGTACCTAGCGACACATTCCAATACTAAATCCAGCCCAAGTGTCTGAAACGGACTTGGATTTGAAAGCTGTGGGTTGGCATGATCACAAGCTGAAGCTGAAGCTATCTCCCCAACCATTGTACTTGTAGCTAATATTGCAGATGGAAGTGAAAAAGTCTGAGTCCCAACGTCAATGTGATAAATATCAGCCATGCGGCTATCAGATATACCCCTCCCTCCTGGAGAATCTCCTAGACAAAAAAGCAATGCTGCTGTGATCAGATCTATTCCTTGGAGGCCCATAGGATCTTCTGCAACTTCCAAATCTGATGTATCTACTGCTTTATCTTCCTTTGGTTTAGACCAAcatgaattagaaagaaaattgaaTGAAGGAGCATGACTGAAAGATAAGACATCCACATTCTTCACGTCCCCTAAGTCTACTTTTTTCCAACACAATTCACCTTCACCCTCATCATCTGGCATGAGGATATGCTGAACTGTGCCATTAGGCAAAGCACTGGATGGTATTATTTCCCTAAGTTGTGCTGCCACCGCAAGTGAGCTGGAAGGTTTTGAAGTGCCATCTGATGATGCCACACAGTCTCCATTTGTTAAGTTACTTTGTTTTGAATCACCATGTAAATTCTGATTCTGGTCTATGACCTGGGTACATATATTTTCCAAAGGAAAGCCATTACAAAGAGCAGAAGTGTCATAAGAACTTGTATTCAAGTCACATAATAAATCACTTGAACCATTTTGTTCAGACTGGGCATTCTGATTTGTGTCATTGTAGTCAATTCCACCTACTGCTCCTATTTCCTCCTCATAAAGATGATCTTGGTCTTTCAAGTTTTGATCCTCTAAGCTTTCTCTCGCATCTTGCTGTTCATCCATGTCATTTGGGACACTTGTATTTAACATGCCAATGTCTCTTGTAGCAGTATTCAGGATATCCAAAGCAGCAGCCAAACTTCTGGTTGTTTCTACAGTAGCTTGATAAAGTGCACCATAAGATTCTTCATCAACAGACACCAAACCATTAGCATGTGGTATTTCTGGGACACTTGATTTAACTGAGATTTGTTCTCTAGGTTTGGATACTTTATCAGTTGCTTTTGACATCATGGTGGCTACTTTGAGGGATTCTAAGAGCATCCTTTGGTCTTGAAGAGCCAAGGCCATATCCAATTGTGCCACTTCATCGACATCTCTGCTTAGATTTTCATATGATTTCCGGTCTGCATAACTAACTGGccatcgattccattccatagtaCAGCACACCACACTTGCAGGACACATTTCTAGATGTTCAGCAACTTTATTTCGGGCCATGGTAAATGGACATCCAAAGTCACTATTTAAGCAAGGCACTCGTTCAAATGGACATAAAAGTCGATGTTCATCAGCTTTACAAGAATGGAAAACTGCACCACAAACCAATGGACAACCAATCAAATCACAGGAAATCCCTGGCTCTGGCCTGGTCATGCACCGTCTACTGACACAATTCACACAATGGGAATGCTGCAGCTCCTCCTCCATAATGGCCAGTCCagctctggttgatgaaatggaaaaagataagaaattagccaaaaaatggttgatttttcaaaattgtttaatAATTAAATCACTAATGTATCTAATATCTTGGTTTATTTTAGGatgacatatataaaataaacatacttaACCAGTTAATTTTACATATAATCAATGTCTTGAAAGGATGTAAGCACTTACATTCTAGTAACAATTCAATACTGTGGAATGTCATAAGGGCtcatttttatatactatataacaaTATGCCTAAAAGGGCAaaagtttcaaaatatactatttaaATTCTAATACtgtgtattatataatgttaaaAACAAGTTAATGTGTATTTTAGATTTCAGAGTGTTTTTCACTTTTACCTTTCTAATTTCAACTAAACTGATTTTGATTGTACCCCACATTTCAGAGATCTT encodes:
- the FBXO30 gene encoding F-box only protein 30 is translated as MEEELQHSHCVNCVSRRCMTRPEPGISCDLIGCPLVCGAVFHSCKADEHRLLCPFERVPCLNSDFGCPFTMARNKVAEHLEMCPASVVCCTMEWNRWPVSYADRKSYENLSRDVDEVAQLDMALALQDQRMLLESLKVATMMSKATDKVSKPREQISVKSSVPEIPHANGLVSVDEESYGALYQATVETTRSLAAALDILNTATRDIGMLNTSVPNDMDEQQDARESLEDQNLKDQDHLYEEEIGAVGGIDYNDTNQNAQSEQNGSSDLLCDLNTSSYDTSALCNGFPLENICTQVIDQNQNLHGDSKQSNLTNGDCVASSDGTSKPSSSLAVAAQLREIIPSSALPNGTVQHILMPDDEGEGELCWKKVDLGDVKNVDVLSFSHAPSFNFLSNSCWSKPKEDKAVDTSDLEVAEDPMGLQGIDLITAALLFCLGDSPGGRGISDSRMADIYHIDVGTQTFSLPSAILATSTMVGEIASASACDHANPQLSNPSPFQTLGLDLVLECVARYQPKQRSMFTFVCGQLFRRKEFSSHFKNVHGDIHAGLNGWMEQRCPLAYYGCTYSQRRFCPSIQGAKIIHDRHLRSFGVQPCVSTVLVEPARNCVLGLHNDHLSSLPFEVLQHIAGFLDGFSLCQLSCVSKLMRDVCGSLLQSRGMVILQWGKRKYPEGNSSWQIKEKVWRFSTAFCSVNEWKFADILSMADHLKKCSYNVVEKREEAIPLPCMCVTRELTKEGRSLRSVLKPVL